The Bradyrhizobium ottawaense genome window below encodes:
- a CDS encoding acetate--CoA ligase family protein, giving the protein MEAQVPAASVSPRPWSPPPDAGEIVKGIHAMLHPHNIVLVGATDKPGNYAERIWNNLIKYGYEGGLYPVNAKRETIWGVPCYKDFASLPEKPDHVLVLVPARFAVQVIRDAAAAGARSATIVTSGFSELQDEESQKLAAELQAAIRETGLAVTGPNCLGNLSAGEKLFTNIDDRIVTMEQGAVAIAGQSGAIVMAIRQALEDRGVGVGYMVTSGNEAGLETPDLMRYFAEDPSIKVIVVYLEGVRNTKAFRDACKAARAASKPVIALKLGASEGGRAAAMAHTGALAGSIETFDAVATREGVIRVGGLDELIETTECFVHSVVPKGDRLAAVTLSGGKRGMLLDAFYAEGLNFAPLSPHVGSELAKMLGPGSIVGNPLDAGFAAVVDPSVYMKSIKLMIDDPDIDIVIVDAELPKTPHELRERNLRIVDDMARQGGKPVIYISAMSIGFTDFTKALRKSLPHLAVMQGMDRAVTAIKSLLDYAKLRKEVPDIVSSSKPAARAVLEKALKSASGAALDEVASKKLLKAYGIPISKEAIAQTAAEAVKIAKQIGFPVVAKLVSAEILHKSDIGGVVLNLNSTADVKKAFAAITARVSKLKGKPKLDGILIAQQVKAELELVVGASLDAEMGPVVLFGTGGIDIELMKDVALAGAPLDEAEARLLIGRTKAGIKLRGYRGKPALHEASAVKALVGLSNLIADAGDRIASIDINPFLINTRTGVAVDALIVLNNAAARRVAGH; this is encoded by the coding sequence ATGGAAGCTCAAGTGCCCGCCGCATCGGTCTCTCCGCGCCCATGGTCTCCACCGCCCGACGCCGGAGAGATCGTCAAGGGCATCCATGCCATGCTGCACCCGCACAACATCGTGCTCGTGGGCGCGACCGACAAGCCTGGCAATTATGCCGAACGCATCTGGAACAATCTGATCAAGTACGGTTACGAGGGCGGCCTCTATCCGGTCAACGCCAAGCGGGAGACGATCTGGGGCGTCCCCTGCTACAAGGACTTTGCGAGCCTCCCGGAAAAGCCGGATCACGTTCTGGTGCTGGTGCCGGCGCGCTTTGCGGTCCAGGTGATCCGCGACGCCGCGGCCGCCGGCGCACGGTCGGCCACCATCGTCACCTCGGGCTTCAGCGAATTGCAGGACGAGGAAAGCCAGAAGCTCGCGGCCGAATTGCAAGCGGCGATACGTGAGACCGGACTTGCCGTCACCGGCCCGAATTGCCTCGGCAACCTAAGCGCCGGCGAAAAGCTCTTCACCAACATCGATGATCGCATCGTCACCATGGAACAGGGCGCGGTGGCGATCGCCGGGCAGTCCGGCGCGATCGTCATGGCGATCCGCCAGGCGCTGGAAGACCGCGGTGTCGGTGTCGGCTACATGGTCACATCAGGCAATGAGGCCGGGCTCGAGACGCCGGACCTGATGCGCTATTTCGCCGAGGACCCAAGCATCAAGGTGATCGTCGTCTACCTCGAAGGCGTGCGCAACACCAAGGCCTTTCGCGATGCCTGCAAGGCGGCGCGCGCTGCCAGCAAGCCCGTGATCGCACTTAAGCTCGGCGCCTCCGAGGGCGGCCGCGCCGCGGCGATGGCGCATACCGGCGCGCTCGCGGGCTCGATCGAGACGTTCGACGCCGTTGCAACGCGCGAAGGCGTGATCCGGGTCGGCGGCCTCGACGAGCTGATCGAGACCACGGAATGCTTCGTTCACTCCGTCGTGCCCAAGGGCGACCGGCTCGCGGCGGTCACGCTGTCGGGCGGCAAGCGGGGCATGCTGCTGGATGCCTTCTATGCCGAGGGCCTGAACTTTGCGCCGCTCAGCCCGCACGTCGGCTCCGAACTGGCGAAGATGCTCGGGCCGGGGTCTATCGTCGGCAACCCGCTCGACGCCGGCTTTGCCGCGGTGGTCGATCCCTCCGTCTACATGAAGTCGATCAAGCTGATGATCGACGATCCTGATATCGACATCGTCATCGTCGATGCCGAGCTGCCGAAGACGCCGCACGAGCTGCGCGAGCGCAACTTGCGCATCGTCGATGACATGGCGCGCCAGGGCGGCAAGCCCGTGATCTATATCAGCGCGATGTCGATCGGCTTCACCGACTTCACCAAGGCCTTGCGCAAATCGCTGCCGCATCTCGCAGTCATGCAGGGCATGGACCGGGCGGTGACCGCGATCAAGTCGCTGCTCGACTACGCCAAGCTGCGCAAGGAGGTGCCCGACATCGTCTCGAGCTCGAAACCCGCCGCGCGCGCCGTGCTGGAGAAGGCGCTGAAATCGGCGAGCGGCGCCGCACTCGACGAGGTCGCCTCGAAGAAACTCTTGAAGGCTTATGGCATTCCGATCTCGAAGGAGGCGATCGCACAGACGGCGGCCGAGGCGGTGAAGATCGCCAAGCAGATCGGCTTTCCGGTCGTGGCAAAACTCGTCAGCGCCGAGATCCTGCACAAATCCGACATCGGCGGCGTGGTATTGAACCTCAACAGCACAGCTGACGTGAAGAAGGCGTTTGCCGCCATCACCGCCCGGGTGAGCAAGTTGAAAGGCAAGCCCAAGCTGGACGGAATCCTGATCGCGCAGCAGGTCAAGGCCGAGCTCGAGCTCGTCGTCGGCGCCTCGCTCGATGCCGAGATGGGACCTGTCGTGCTGTTCGGTACCGGCGGTATCGACATCGAGCTGATGAAAGACGTCGCGCTCGCCGGCGCGCCGCTGGACGAGGCCGAGGCGCGGCTCCTGATCGGCCGCACCAAGGCCGGCATCAAGCTGCGCGGCTATCGCGGCAAGCCGGCCCTGCACGAGGCCTCCGCGGTGAAAGCGCTGGTCGGCCTTTCCAATTTGATCGCGGATGCCGGCGACCGGATCGCCTCGATCGACATCAACCCGTTCCTGATCAACACCAGGACGGGCGTAGCGGTCGATGCCCTCATCGTCCTCAACAACGCCGCGGCTAGACGGGTTGCCGGGCATTGA
- a CDS encoding MlaD family protein, which yields MARASNLVIGTATLAVIAVAFGGLLGVQKWRTIQSRSQLRVVFEGGSASGLRRGGPVNFDGVPAGQILSIKLDNPRRIVALVMLDNTAPIRKDTVAGIEFQGLTGVAAISLIGGAPSAPPVPLDSDGVPVLTADLSDAESIVDTLHSVDRTIVSNAPAIKEGLRTFEDYTADLRSKGGEIDSVMAKVDTAFAGFDKAVTKIEGVVPGFVDGKADELFEKIQGLHELADTMRKKSAGYLEDIRRSLLDVSEAANKMSGTPAPTAAPRPPRKPPQKKQ from the coding sequence ATGGCACGCGCGAGTAATCTGGTGATCGGAACGGCGACGCTGGCGGTGATCGCCGTGGCGTTCGGCGGCCTGCTCGGCGTGCAGAAATGGCGCACCATCCAGAGCCGCAGCCAGTTGCGCGTGGTGTTCGAGGGCGGCTCGGCCAGCGGCCTGCGCCGCGGCGGGCCAGTCAATTTCGATGGCGTGCCCGCGGGCCAGATTCTGTCGATCAAGCTGGACAATCCGCGCAGGATCGTGGCGCTGGTGATGCTCGACAACACCGCGCCGATCCGCAAGGACACCGTGGCCGGCATCGAGTTCCAGGGCCTCACCGGCGTTGCCGCGATCTCGCTGATCGGGGGCGCGCCCTCTGCGCCGCCGGTGCCGCTGGACTCGGACGGCGTCCCCGTGCTGACCGCCGATCTCAGCGACGCCGAATCCATCGTCGACACCCTGCACAGTGTCGACCGCACCATTGTCAGCAACGCCCCCGCGATCAAGGAGGGCCTGCGCACGTTCGAGGACTACACCGCCGACCTCCGGAGCAAGGGTGGCGAAATCGACTCCGTCATGGCCAAGGTCGACACCGCCTTCGCGGGCTTTGATAAGGCAGTCACGAAGATCGAGGGCGTGGTGCCCGGCTTCGTCGACGGCAAGGCCGACGAGCTGTTCGAGAAGATACAGGGGCTGCACGAGCTCGCCGACACCATGAGAAAGAAATCGGCCGGCTACCTCGAGGACATCCGTCGCTCGCTGCTCGACGTCAGCGAGGCCGCCAACAAGATGAGTGGGACGCCGGCCCCCACTGCCGCCCCGCGCCCGCCGCGCAAGCCGCCGCAGAAGAAGCAGTGA